Proteins encoded by one window of Lycium barbarum isolate Lr01 chromosome 11, ASM1917538v2, whole genome shotgun sequence:
- the LOC132616809 gene encoding large ribosomal subunit protein uL4c, whose protein sequence is MSTSLSFFSSTIFLSNPKSNIHSQKQRVFFKPLTATTTIRSEANATATATIPILSFDGTEVGSTTLNIKSAPLDTARAVVHRGLTTDLRNARAGTASTLTRAQVRGGGIKPYPQKKTGRARQGSKRTPLRPGGGVVFGPKPKDWSVKINKKEKRLAISTALSSAVENAIVVEEFGDKFDKPKTKEFIELMRRWGLDPKEKALFLMTEVDENVILSSRNIRTLKMLTPRTLNLFDILDSEKLVFTKSAVEFLNERYGNDDNDNEWEFEEEEQDGGEVEESAESSE, encoded by the exons atgtctACTTCTTTATCTTTCTTTtcttccaccattttcctctctAACCCCAAAAGCAACATCCACTCTCAAAAGCAGCGCGTGTTTTTCAAACCCCTCACTGCCACCACCACTATCCGTTCAGAAGCAAACGCCACAGCCACAGCCACAATTCCAATTCTATCCTTCGATGGCACCGAAGTGGGGTCCACAACGCTCAACATAAAATCCGCCCCACTCGACACCGCACGCGCCGTCGTCCACCGTGGACTCACAACAGACCTCCGTAACGCACGCGCTGGTACTGCTTCAACTCTCACACGCGCTCAAGTACGTGGTGGTGGTATTAAACCATACCCACAGAAGAAAACGGGCCGGGCTCGACAAGGTTCGAAGAGAACACCATTGAGGCCCGGTGGTGGTGTTGTGTTTGGGCCTAAGCCTAAAGATTGGTCAGTTAAGAtaaacaagaaagaaaaaagacTTGCTATTTCAACTGCACTTTCAAGTGCTGTTGAAAATGCTATTGTTGTTGAAGAATTTGGTGATAAGTTTGATAAACCAAAGACTAAAGAGTTTATTGAGTTAATGAGGAGATGGGGTTTGGATCCTAAAGAGAAAGCTTTGTTTTTAATGACTGAAGTTGATGAAAATGTGATTCTTTCTAGTAGAAATATTAGGACATTGAAGATGTTGACACCAAGAACTTTGAATTTGTTTGATATTTTGGATTCTGAGAAGTTGGTGTTCACCAAATCAGCTGTGGAGTTCTTGAATGAACGATACGGgaacgatgataatgataatgaatgGGAGTTCGAGGAAGAAGAACAAGATG GTGGTGAGGTGGAGGAGAGTGCTGAAAGTTCTGAGTAA
- the LOC132618241 gene encoding uncharacterized protein LOC132618241, with protein sequence MTYLASENCPVCINVDTHDDTDLPEIDSAILMSFLDEPQMEYCDDEKLRSLIQSLEAELKYPITIMNNPSALNLDCYDTGNENSSEIVDVDFSWMDMEMSLSTSPNNNEMVDFQFGSDYSQILTCIPIEEEIYDSLWLQTDLSMVDIGQ encoded by the coding sequence ATGACATATTTGGCATCAGAAAACTGCCCCGTCTGTATCAATGTTGACACTCATGATGACACTGACTTACCAGAAATTGATAGCGCCATTCTCATGTCATTTCTTGATGAACCCCAGATGGAATACTGTGACGATGAGAAATTAAGAAGTTTAATCCAATCTCTAGAAGCAGAGCTTAAATATCCCATTACCATCATGAATAACCCTTCTGCTCTAAATCTAGATTGTTACGATACGGGCAATGAAAATAGCTCAGAAATAGTTGATGTTGATTTTAGCTGGATGGATATGGAGATGTCACTTTCAACTAGTCCCAATAACAATGAAATGGTTGATTTTCAATTTGGCAGTGATTATTCTCAAATACTAACATGCATTCCTATTGAGGAGGAAATATATGATTCTCTATGGCTACAAACTGACTTGTCAATGGTAGATATTGGCCAATAG